From a region of the Oceanithermus desulfurans genome:
- the hspR gene encoding heat shock protein transcriptional repressor HspR, fused homodimer type has product MSKDRPVYIISVAAELVDMHPQTLRLYERKGLIRPKRSSGKTRLYSERDIEHLREIRRLTQELGVNLAGVEEIMRLRQELEALQKRFEAEAERLKQALQDEAAKIETPPALPGEVEEASKAAPSDRPVYVISVAAELVDMHPQTLRLYERKGLIRPKRSSGKTRLYSERDIEHLREIRRLTQELGVNLAGVEEIMRLRQELEALQERFEAEVGRLRLELLSKVGEAQGPEGKTAAEAEGEGA; this is encoded by the coding sequence GTGAGCAAGGATCGTCCGGTTTACATCATCTCCGTCGCCGCCGAGCTGGTGGACATGCACCCCCAGACCCTGCGCCTCTACGAGCGCAAGGGCCTGATCCGCCCCAAGCGCAGCTCGGGCAAGACCCGCCTCTACTCCGAACGCGACATCGAACACCTGCGCGAGATCCGCCGGCTCACCCAGGAACTGGGCGTCAACCTGGCCGGCGTCGAGGAGATCATGCGCCTGCGCCAGGAGCTCGAGGCGCTGCAGAAGCGTTTCGAGGCCGAGGCCGAGCGCCTGAAGCAGGCCCTCCAGGACGAGGCAGCCAAGATCGAGACCCCGCCCGCGCTGCCGGGCGAGGTCGAGGAAGCGTCCAAGGCCGCGCCCAGCGACCGACCCGTCTACGTCATCTCCGTCGCCGCCGAGCTGGTGGACATGCACCCCCAGACCCTGCGCCTCTACGAGCGCAAGGGCCTGATCCGCCCCAAGCGCAGCTCGGGCAAGACCCGCCTCTACTCCGAACGCGACATCGAACACCTGCGCGAGATCCGCCGGCTCACCCAGGAACTGGGCGTCAACCTGGCCGGCGTCGAGGAGATCATGCGCCTGCGCCAGGAGCTCGAGGCGCTGCAGGAGCGATTCGAGGCCGAAGTCGGCCGCTTGCGGCTCGAGCTATTGTCCAAGGTGGGCGAGGCGCAGGGCCCCGAGGGCAAGACGGCGGCCGAGGCGGAGGGCGAGGGCGCGTAA
- a CDS encoding NAD-dependent malic enzyme: MAKVSRYYDVKRDKNGNRYLEVYVTGFLLQRIPLLNKSTAFTREERELLELEGLLPAHITSIEEQKERVYRRYRLQDNDLEKHIYLRNLQDRNEVLFYALLVEHLEEMLPIIYTPTVGDAVREFSHIYRLPRGLALSTENIHKADQCFENVPLEDVRLVVATDSSAILGIGDQGFGGMAISIGKLSLYAGAGGVAPDKTLPIELDVGTDREDLLQDPLYLGVRHHRLKGEAYYQFMDRFVKAFKKRYPKAILQWEDFSKEAAFTLLERYRKELPSFNDDIQGTGAVTWAGLLNAMKIKNEPVTDQVFVVYGAGAGGVGVAWAIVQGLIREGLSEEEARKRVYVLDSKGLLLSDRAMEAYKRPYAHDPAEVADWSYSGKAPHLLEVIQNARATVLLGLSGRPGDFNEPVVKAMLEATDRPVIFPLSNPTSASEALPEDILHWTDGAAIVATGSPFDPVEYKGKTYPIGQGNNAFIFPGLGFGAILAHAREITDGMVLAASYALADFVDRSHIEQGMVYPFVREMREASVHVAAKVILQAVADGVAATNRFDGLAEHDVLDYVRRHFWQPHYLPYVKGTPEG; the protein is encoded by the coding sequence ATGGCCAAGGTCAGCCGCTACTACGACGTAAAGAGGGACAAGAACGGCAACCGCTACCTCGAGGTCTACGTGACGGGCTTCCTGCTGCAGCGGATCCCGCTGCTCAACAAGAGCACCGCCTTCACCCGCGAGGAGCGGGAACTCCTGGAGCTCGAGGGGCTGCTGCCGGCGCACATCACCAGCATCGAAGAGCAGAAGGAACGGGTCTACCGAAGGTACCGGCTCCAGGACAACGATCTGGAAAAGCACATCTACCTGCGCAACCTGCAGGATCGCAACGAGGTCCTGTTTTACGCCCTGCTCGTCGAGCACCTGGAGGAGATGCTACCGATCATCTACACCCCCACGGTGGGCGACGCGGTGCGCGAGTTCTCCCACATCTACCGTCTGCCGCGGGGCCTGGCCCTCTCGACCGAGAACATCCACAAGGCCGATCAGTGCTTCGAAAACGTGCCCCTCGAAGACGTGCGGCTGGTCGTGGCCACCGACTCCTCGGCGATCCTCGGCATCGGCGACCAGGGCTTCGGCGGCATGGCCATCTCCATCGGCAAGCTTTCCCTCTACGCGGGCGCCGGCGGCGTGGCCCCCGACAAGACCCTGCCCATCGAGCTGGACGTGGGCACCGACCGCGAGGACCTGCTCCAGGACCCCCTCTACCTGGGCGTGCGGCACCACCGGCTCAAGGGCGAGGCCTACTACCAGTTCATGGACCGCTTCGTGAAGGCCTTCAAGAAGCGCTACCCCAAGGCGATCCTCCAGTGGGAGGACTTCTCCAAGGAGGCGGCCTTTACCCTGCTCGAGCGCTACCGCAAGGAGCTGCCCTCGTTCAACGACGACATCCAGGGCACCGGCGCCGTCACCTGGGCGGGCCTGCTGAACGCCATGAAGATCAAGAACGAGCCGGTGACCGACCAGGTCTTCGTCGTCTACGGCGCGGGAGCCGGCGGCGTCGGCGTCGCCTGGGCGATCGTCCAGGGTCTGATCCGCGAAGGTCTCAGCGAGGAGGAGGCCAGGAAGCGCGTCTACGTGCTCGACTCCAAGGGGCTGCTCCTCAGCGACCGGGCGATGGAGGCGTACAAGCGCCCCTACGCCCACGACCCCGCCGAGGTGGCCGACTGGAGCTACAGCGGCAAGGCCCCGCACCTGCTCGAGGTCATCCAGAACGCCCGCGCCACGGTGCTGCTGGGGCTCTCGGGGCGCCCCGGCGACTTCAACGAGCCGGTGGTCAAGGCGATGCTTGAGGCCACCGACCGCCCCGTGATCTTCCCCCTGTCCAACCCCACCAGCGCTTCCGAGGCGCTGCCCGAAGACATCCTCCACTGGACCGACGGCGCGGCCATCGTGGCGACCGGCAGCCCCTTCGACCCCGTGGAGTACAAGGGCAAGACCTACCCCATCGGCCAGGGCAACAACGCCTTCATCTTCCCGGGCCTGGGCTTCGGCGCGATCCTCGCGCACGCCCGCGAGATCACCGACGGTATGGTGCTCGCAGCCTCCTACGCGCTCGCCGACTTCGTCGACCGTTCCCACATCGAACAGGGGATGGTCTACCCCTTCGTCCGCGAGATGCGCGAGGCCAGCGTCCACGTGGCGGCCAAGGTGATCCTCCAGGCCGTCGCCGACGGCGTGGCCGCGACCAACCGTTTCGACGGACTGGCCGAGCACGACGTCCTCGACTACGTGCGGCGGCACTTCTGGCAGCCCCACTACCTCCCCTACGTCAAGGGCACCCCGGAAGGGTAG
- the mdh gene encoding malate dehydrogenase, producing MAITGRPKVSVIGAGHVGSTLAMRIAEAALADVVLVDIVEGMPQGKALDLSESRPVVLNDVSIVGTNDYADIAGSDMVITTAGVPRKPGMSRDDLIEINGKIAVTMAENIKEYAPDAFIIQVANPLDAITYVISEITGTPKNKIMGMAGVLDSSRYRYFIAEALGVSVKDVQGIVLGGHGDTMVPLPRFTWVGGAPLPEVMPADQIEAIVERTRKGGAEIVGLLKTGSAYYAPSAGAFEMAKAIIKDEKRILPVAAYLNGEYGISGLFVGVPAVLGKDGIEKIWQLPLSDEELAALKNSADHVKALVDKVNELGILG from the coding sequence ATGGCCATTACTGGACGTCCCAAAGTCAGCGTTATCGGTGCAGGACATGTCGGCTCCACCCTCGCCATGCGCATCGCCGAGGCGGCCCTGGCGGACGTGGTGCTCGTCGACATCGTCGAGGGCATGCCCCAGGGCAAGGCGCTGGACCTTTCCGAATCCAGACCGGTGGTGCTCAACGACGTTAGTATCGTCGGAACCAACGACTACGCCGACATCGCCGGGTCGGACATGGTGATCACCACCGCCGGCGTCCCCCGCAAGCCGGGGATGAGCCGCGACGACCTGATCGAGATCAACGGCAAGATCGCGGTCACCATGGCCGAGAACATCAAGGAATACGCCCCCGACGCCTTCATCATCCAGGTCGCCAACCCGCTCGACGCCATCACCTACGTGATCAGCGAGATCACCGGCACGCCCAAGAACAAGATCATGGGCATGGCCGGGGTGCTCGACTCTTCGCGCTACCGCTACTTCATCGCCGAGGCCCTGGGGGTGAGCGTGAAGGACGTGCAGGGCATCGTGCTGGGCGGCCACGGCGACACCATGGTGCCGCTGCCCCGCTTCACCTGGGTGGGCGGCGCGCCGCTGCCCGAGGTGATGCCCGCCGACCAGATCGAAGCGATCGTCGAGCGCACCCGCAAGGGCGGCGCCGAGATCGTGGGTCTGCTCAAGACCGGTTCGGCCTACTACGCCCCCTCGGCGGGCGCCTTCGAGATGGCCAAGGCCATCATCAAGGACGAAAAGCGCATCCTCCCGGTGGCCGCCTACCTGAACGGCGAGTACGGCATCTCGGGCCTCTTCGTGGGCGTACCCGCGGTGCTGGGCAAGGACGGCATCGAGAAGATCTGGCAGCTACCGCTCTCCGACGAAGAGCTGGCCGCCCTCAAGAACAGCGCCGACCACGTCAAGGCGCTGGTGGACAAGGTCAACGAGCTGGGCATCCTCGGTTAG
- a CDS encoding enoyl-CoA hydratase-related protein, protein MDPVIHRTDGHVLEIALNRPDQLNALDESTLEALSRALALAEDEGVRAVLLRGEGRAFCAGQDLREAAAGGLDYQAHLTRYNRVVLQIRRLAKPVVAAVHGVAAGAGMALALAADLRVLGRETRLTTAFARIALVPDSGMTYTLPRTVGWGRAFELLALSPDLDAEAALRLGLANRVVAEDAVFEEARGLAARLAAGPTRVYGLIKHALDESARLGLEEVLELEAQLQKLAGEGADHEEGVRAFLEKRPPRFQGR, encoded by the coding sequence ATGGACCCCGTGATCCACCGTACCGACGGCCACGTGCTGGAAATCGCCCTGAACCGCCCCGATCAGCTCAACGCCCTCGACGAGTCGACGCTCGAGGCCCTGAGCCGGGCGCTTGCACTCGCCGAGGACGAAGGCGTGCGCGCCGTGCTGCTGCGGGGCGAGGGCCGGGCCTTCTGCGCGGGGCAGGACCTGCGCGAAGCCGCCGCGGGCGGGCTCGACTACCAGGCGCACCTGACGCGCTACAACCGGGTCGTGCTGCAGATCCGCCGGCTCGCCAAGCCGGTGGTCGCTGCCGTGCACGGGGTGGCCGCGGGCGCGGGGATGGCGCTGGCGCTGGCCGCCGACCTGCGGGTGCTGGGACGGGAGACCCGGCTCACCACCGCGTTTGCGCGCATCGCCCTGGTGCCCGACTCGGGAATGACCTACACCCTCCCCCGCACCGTGGGCTGGGGGCGCGCCTTCGAGCTGCTGGCGCTGTCGCCCGACCTGGACGCCGAGGCGGCGCTGCGGCTCGGCCTGGCCAACCGCGTCGTCGCCGAGGACGCGGTCTTCGAAGAAGCGAGGGGGCTGGCGGCGCGGCTGGCCGCAGGGCCGACGCGGGTCTACGGCCTCATCAAGCACGCCCTCGACGAGAGCGCCCGGCTCGGGCTGGAGGAGGTGCTCGAGCTCGAGGCGCAGCTGCAAAAGCTGGCCGGCGAGGGGGCCGACCACGAGGAAGGCGTCAGGGCCTTCCTGGAAAAGCGACCCCCCCGTTTCCAGGGGCGCTAG
- a CDS encoding protoglobin domain-containing protein — MGAVTGSDAVERRLRRVGFGPEHAERLLELKPIMHPLAHEMALAFYDHLGQDPETRRILWGEPGRVERLYESFEGWYRELFEGVYDAEYAAKRLRVGVVHARYGVPLSSLIPAIGQVYSLALEHLLVALRPVELPSALEALGKVLTLDTTLMAESYERAVAAGVEDGEGATQRGAARILTLARSGAGLGGR, encoded by the coding sequence ATGGGCGCGGTGACGGGATCCGACGCGGTAGAACGGCGCTTGCGGCGCGTGGGTTTCGGCCCCGAGCACGCCGAACGCCTGCTCGAACTCAAGCCCATCATGCACCCGCTGGCGCACGAGATGGCGCTGGCCTTCTACGACCACCTGGGGCAGGACCCCGAGACCCGGCGGATCCTCTGGGGGGAGCCGGGGCGGGTCGAGCGGCTCTACGAAAGCTTCGAGGGCTGGTACCGCGAGCTCTTCGAGGGCGTCTACGACGCGGAGTACGCCGCGAAGCGGCTGCGGGTGGGGGTGGTGCACGCGCGCTACGGGGTCCCCCTCTCCTCGCTGATCCCGGCGATCGGTCAGGTGTACAGCCTGGCGCTGGAGCACCTGCTGGTGGCGCTGCGCCCCGTCGAGCTGCCCAGCGCCCTCGAAGCGCTGGGCAAGGTGCTGACCCTCGACACCACCCTGATGGCGGAAAGCTACGAGCGCGCCGTCGCCGCAGGGGTCGAAGACGGCGAAGGGGCCACGCAGCGCGGCGCGGCCCGGATCCTCACGCTGGCTCGCTCAGGAGCCGGTCTGGGCGGTCGTTAG
- the gltB gene encoding glutamate synthase large subunit, with the protein MSSGYDPTQNSVHDACGIGFIADAQGRRSHRVLQLGIEALARMAHRGAVAADGLTSDGVGLLTQIPYPLFKRVLVREGIAPENPRDIAVGMFFMPRDPGTRERAMKVVADELETLGLGHEVWRRVPTNPEVLGEVARSAEPEVWQAVLIKPRAFSATTYERALYRARRRIERAWREAGLEAYAVSLSSRTLVYKGLMLARDLAAYYPDLADPYYQTALTLFHQRYSTNTFPAWQLAQPFRYLAQNGEINTLQGNVNWMLAREPELISQHWGEALEDLKPVVDTAGSDSAILDNVFELLVQSGRDPLHAMMMLVPEAYENVAEVDPEVRAFFEYHASLSEPWDGPAALVYSDGRYAAASLDRNGLRPLRYWRLADGLVVLGSETGIVDAEAEAIVEKGRLGPGQIFAVDTEKGRVYHDAEIKKRYATRRPYAVWVRRHRTYPPKTKNLLFEGQNLPKGEEFVRLQRAFGYSREDLTHLLAPMSRLASEPVGSMGDDTPLPFLSSLPQWLYRYFRQRFAQVTNPPIDPLREEMVMSLRSLVGPRMSFLEAQEGAAHQMEFDSPIIHGDQLEWIYNHDDTWYRPYRLRTRFPSYGGPEAMKRALDALLQEAQAAVEQGFNVLILSDRGVGPEWAPIPMPLVVGGVHHHLIRLGRRMRVSLVVETGEARQDHHFAVLLGYGADLVYPYLALASVRDLVERDPRGRAPISLEQALVNYQKAVEKGLRKILAKMGISTLASYRGAQIFEVLGLEPAVVDTYFKGTPARFGAVGLERIARDVLAFHEEAYQGPAELADRGEFRFRKQGEYHAFNPLVFKSLHKAVREERRESYENYARAVNERPPAAVRDLLTWKKAERPVPLEEVEPIEAILERFRTQAMSFGALSREAHEVLAVAMNRIGAMSNSGEGGEDPVRYHPYKEDRPDLTQSDWHPRAGDWGNSKVKQVASGRFGVTPAYLVSAEEIEIKMAQGSKPGEGGQIPGFKVNREIARVRGATPGVTLISPPPHHDIYSIEDLAQLIYDLKRVNKKARVGVKLVSEVGVGTIAAGVAKGYADRVLISGADGGTGASPLGSIKYAGSPWELGLAEAHRVLLENGLRDRVRLQVDGGLKTGRDVVLAALLGAEEFGFGTAALVAVGCVMARQCHLNTCPVGVATQNEALRRRFPGTPEHAVRFLIYVAQEVREILAEMGVRRLDEIVGRNDLLERRGVPLERASDVDLTPLLEPFPAWRPKPLERRAERPEDGPLLDDQLYATFAPALQDRKPRFARFAVRNRERAVGARLSGEIARFHGEEGLPAGTVHARIEGVAGQSFGAFLAPGVFLELVGEAQDYLAKGMAGGLISVRPPLFREAPEILAGNTVLYGATGGALYVAGRVGERFAVRNSGARAVVEGVGEHACEYMTGGLVVVLGETGQNFAAGMTGGVAYVYDPESRFPERYNPTLVGIARLAPGVDDELLRAMLERHLKLTGSPRARAILGDWEERRGDFWKVAPLTLPEGMTPGDTEALLLEAVRAESVLEPAPEGVVADGGSGD; encoded by the coding sequence ATGAGCAGCGGTTACGACCCCACCCAGAATTCGGTCCACGACGCCTGCGGTATCGGCTTCATCGCCGACGCCCAGGGGCGGCGCAGCCACCGGGTGCTGCAGCTGGGCATCGAGGCCCTGGCGCGCATGGCGCACCGCGGGGCGGTGGCCGCCGACGGACTGACCAGCGACGGGGTCGGCCTGCTAACCCAGATCCCCTACCCGCTGTTCAAGCGCGTGCTGGTGCGGGAGGGCATTGCACCCGAGAACCCGCGCGACATCGCAGTGGGGATGTTCTTCATGCCCCGCGACCCCGGGACCCGTGAGCGGGCCATGAAGGTCGTTGCGGACGAGCTGGAGACGCTGGGTCTGGGGCACGAGGTCTGGCGCCGCGTGCCCACCAACCCCGAGGTGCTGGGCGAGGTGGCCCGCAGCGCCGAGCCCGAGGTCTGGCAGGCGGTTCTGATCAAGCCCCGTGCCTTCTCGGCCACCACCTACGAACGCGCCCTCTACCGGGCGCGGCGGCGGATCGAGCGGGCCTGGCGCGAAGCGGGGCTCGAGGCCTACGCGGTCTCGCTTTCCTCGCGCACCCTGGTCTACAAGGGGTTGATGCTGGCGCGCGACCTGGCCGCCTACTACCCCGACCTCGCCGACCCCTACTACCAGACGGCGCTGACCCTGTTCCACCAGCGTTATTCCACCAACACCTTTCCCGCCTGGCAGCTCGCCCAGCCGTTCCGCTACCTCGCCCAGAACGGCGAGATCAACACCCTGCAAGGCAACGTCAACTGGATGCTCGCCCGTGAGCCCGAGCTGATCAGCCAGCACTGGGGCGAGGCGCTCGAGGACCTGAAACCGGTCGTGGACACCGCGGGCAGCGACTCGGCGATCCTCGACAACGTCTTCGAACTGCTGGTCCAAAGCGGCCGCGATCCGCTGCACGCGATGATGATGCTCGTGCCCGAGGCCTACGAGAACGTGGCCGAGGTGGACCCCGAGGTGCGGGCCTTCTTCGAGTACCACGCCTCGCTTTCGGAGCCCTGGGACGGGCCGGCCGCACTCGTCTACTCCGACGGCCGCTACGCCGCCGCCTCGCTGGACCGCAACGGCCTGCGGCCGCTGCGCTACTGGCGCCTGGCCGACGGTCTGGTGGTGCTGGGGTCGGAGACGGGCATCGTCGACGCCGAGGCGGAGGCGATCGTCGAGAAGGGGCGGCTGGGCCCGGGCCAGATCTTCGCGGTGGACACCGAGAAGGGACGGGTGTACCACGACGCCGAGATCAAGAAGCGTTACGCCACCCGCCGGCCCTACGCCGTCTGGGTGCGGCGGCACCGCACCTATCCGCCGAAGACCAAGAACCTGCTCTTCGAGGGTCAGAACCTGCCGAAGGGCGAGGAGTTCGTGCGGCTGCAGAGGGCCTTCGGCTACAGCCGCGAAGACCTGACCCACCTGCTGGCGCCGATGAGCCGGCTGGCCAGCGAGCCGGTGGGCTCGATGGGCGACGATACCCCGCTGCCCTTCCTCTCGTCGCTGCCGCAGTGGCTCTACCGCTACTTCCGCCAGCGCTTCGCCCAGGTGACCAACCCGCCCATCGACCCCCTGCGCGAGGAGATGGTGATGTCGCTGCGCAGCCTGGTGGGGCCGCGGATGAGCTTCCTGGAGGCCCAGGAGGGGGCGGCGCACCAGATGGAGTTCGACTCGCCCATCATCCACGGGGACCAGCTCGAGTGGATCTACAACCACGACGACACCTGGTACCGCCCCTACCGCCTGCGCACCCGCTTCCCCTCCTACGGAGGCCCCGAAGCGATGAAACGCGCCCTCGACGCGCTCCTGCAGGAGGCCCAGGCGGCCGTGGAGCAGGGGTTCAACGTGCTGATCCTCAGCGACCGCGGGGTGGGGCCCGAGTGGGCGCCGATCCCCATGCCGCTCGTCGTGGGCGGCGTGCACCACCACCTGATCCGGCTCGGCCGGCGGATGCGCGTCTCGCTGGTCGTCGAGACGGGCGAGGCGCGGCAGGACCACCACTTCGCGGTCTTGCTGGGCTACGGCGCCGACCTCGTCTACCCCTACCTGGCGCTGGCCTCGGTGCGCGACCTGGTGGAGCGCGACCCCCGCGGCCGCGCGCCGATCTCGCTCGAGCAGGCGCTGGTGAACTACCAGAAGGCCGTCGAAAAGGGGCTGCGCAAAATCTTGGCGAAGATGGGCATCTCCACCCTGGCCAGCTACCGCGGAGCCCAGATCTTCGAGGTGCTGGGCCTCGAGCCCGCCGTGGTGGACACCTACTTCAAGGGGACGCCGGCCCGTTTCGGAGCGGTGGGGCTCGAGCGCATCGCCCGCGACGTGCTGGCCTTCCATGAGGAGGCCTACCAGGGGCCCGCCGAGCTCGCCGACCGCGGCGAGTTCCGCTTCCGCAAGCAAGGGGAGTACCACGCCTTCAACCCGCTGGTCTTCAAGTCGCTGCACAAGGCGGTGCGCGAGGAGCGGCGGGAAAGCTACGAGAACTACGCCCGTGCGGTGAACGAGCGCCCGCCCGCGGCGGTGCGCGACCTGCTCACCTGGAAGAAGGCCGAACGGCCGGTGCCGCTCGAGGAGGTCGAACCCATCGAGGCGATCCTCGAGCGGTTCCGCACCCAGGCCATGAGCTTTGGCGCCCTCTCGCGCGAGGCCCACGAGGTGCTCGCCGTGGCCATGAACCGCATCGGGGCGATGAGCAACTCCGGCGAGGGCGGGGAAGACCCGGTGCGCTACCACCCCTACAAAGAAGACCGCCCCGACCTGACCCAGTCGGACTGGCACCCCCGCGCCGGCGACTGGGGTAACAGCAAGGTGAAGCAGGTGGCCTCGGGCCGCTTCGGGGTGACCCCCGCCTACCTGGTGAGCGCCGAGGAGATCGAGATCAAGATGGCCCAGGGCTCCAAACCCGGCGAAGGGGGGCAGATCCCCGGCTTCAAGGTGAACCGCGAGATCGCCCGCGTGCGCGGGGCCACCCCCGGGGTGACGCTGATCTCGCCCCCGCCGCACCACGACATCTACTCCATCGAGGACCTCGCCCAGCTGATCTACGACCTCAAGCGCGTCAACAAGAAGGCGCGCGTGGGCGTCAAGCTCGTCAGCGAGGTGGGGGTGGGCACGATCGCCGCCGGGGTGGCCAAGGGCTACGCCGACCGGGTGCTCATCTCCGGCGCCGACGGCGGAACCGGCGCCTCGCCCCTGGGATCGATCAAGTACGCCGGCAGCCCCTGGGAGCTCGGCCTCGCCGAGGCCCACCGCGTCCTGCTCGAGAACGGGCTGCGCGACCGGGTACGACTGCAGGTGGACGGGGGGCTCAAGACCGGGCGCGACGTGGTGCTGGCGGCGCTCCTGGGGGCCGAGGAGTTCGGCTTCGGCACCGCCGCGCTGGTGGCCGTGGGCTGCGTGATGGCGCGCCAGTGCCACCTCAACACCTGCCCCGTCGGGGTGGCCACCCAGAACGAGGCCCTGCGCCGCCGCTTCCCCGGAACCCCGGAACACGCGGTCCGCTTCCTGATCTACGTGGCCCAGGAGGTGCGCGAGATCCTGGCGGAGATGGGGGTGCGCCGCCTCGACGAGATCGTGGGCCGTAACGACCTGCTCGAGCGCCGTGGGGTACCGCTGGAGCGCGCCTCCGACGTCGACCTCACGCCGCTCCTGGAGCCGTTTCCCGCCTGGCGGCCCAAACCCCTGGAGCGGCGCGCCGAGCGGCCGGAAGACGGCCCCTTGCTCGACGATCAGCTCTACGCCACCTTCGCCCCCGCCCTGCAGGACCGCAAGCCGCGCTTTGCCCGCTTCGCCGTGCGCAACCGCGAGCGCGCCGTGGGGGCGCGCCTGTCGGGCGAGATCGCCCGCTTCCACGGCGAGGAGGGGCTGCCCGCAGGCACCGTCCACGCCCGCATCGAGGGGGTGGCGGGGCAGAGCTTCGGTGCCTTCCTGGCCCCCGGGGTCTTCCTCGAGCTCGTCGGCGAGGCGCAGGACTACCTGGCGAAGGGCATGGCCGGGGGGCTGATCAGCGTGCGCCCGCCGCTCTTCCGTGAGGCGCCGGAGATCCTCGCGGGCAACACCGTACTCTACGGGGCGACCGGCGGCGCCCTCTACGTGGCCGGCCGCGTCGGTGAGCGCTTTGCGGTGCGCAACTCCGGGGCCCGGGCGGTGGTGGAGGGCGTGGGCGAGCACGCCTGCGAATACATGACCGGCGGCCTCGTCGTGGTCCTGGGTGAGACCGGGCAGAACTTCGCCGCGGGCATGACCGGGGGCGTCGCCTACGTCTACGACCCCGAGAGCCGTTTCCCCGAGCGCTACAACCCCACCCTGGTCGGCATCGCGCGCCTGGCCCCGGGCGTGGACGACGAGCTGCTGCGCGCGATGCTCGAGCGGCACCTGAAGCTCACGGGCAGCCCCCGCGCCCGAGCCATCCTGGGAGACTGGGAGGAGCGTCGCGGCGACTTCTGGAAGGTGGCCCCGCTGACCCTGCCCGAAGGAATGACGCCCGGAGATACCGAAGCCCTGCTGCTCGAGGCGGTCCGCGCCGAGTCGGTGCTGGAGCCCGCCCCCGAAGGGGTGGTTGCGGACGGTGGTTCCGGGGATTAG
- a CDS encoding stage V sporulation protein S, with the protein METLRVSGKSRPNSVAGAIAALLRSQGEVEVQAIGPAAVNQAVKAIAIARGYITPDNLDLFVKPAFVKLELENEERTALRFTVKSQPLSS; encoded by the coding sequence GTGGAAACGTTGCGCGTGTCTGGTAAATCTCGTCCTAACTCCGTAGCTGGGGCCATTGCTGCACTCTTGCGCTCGCAGGGGGAGGTGGAAGTGCAGGCCATCGGGCCCGCCGCCGTCAACCAGGCGGTGAAGGCCATCGCCATTGCGCGGGGGTACATCACGCCCGACAACCTCGATTTGTTCGTCAAGCCCGCCTTCGTCAAGCTGGAGCTGGAAAACGAGGAGCGCACGGCCTTGCGCTTCACGGTGAAATCGCAGCCGCTGAGCTCCTAA
- a CDS encoding zinc metallopeptidase, translated as MMLFGPFAWLILLVLLATFVIQGWLQRTYARFSRVPNAKGLTGAETARLILDRYGLTQVRVEPVRGQLTDHYDPRTKTVRLSEGNYASPSLAALAVAAHEVGHALQDADDYVPMRVRAQLVPAAQIGSNLGPWLFIIGLMLQMTALATLGLYLFAAAAIFQLVTLPVEFNASSRALANLRKFELLAPNELPAARKVLTAAAMTYVAALAMSVAYLIQYAAILGVGRDD; from the coding sequence ATGATGTTGTTTGGACCTTTTGCCTGGTTGATCCTTCTGGTGCTGCTCGCCACCTTCGTCATCCAGGGGTGGTTGCAGCGCACCTACGCGCGATTCAGCCGTGTTCCCAACGCCAAGGGCCTGACCGGCGCGGAGACTGCGCGCCTCATCCTTGACCGCTACGGCCTGACGCAGGTCCGCGTCGAGCCCGTCCGCGGCCAGCTCACCGACCACTACGACCCCCGCACCAAGACGGTGCGCCTCTCCGAGGGCAACTACGCCTCGCCCTCGCTGGCGGCGCTGGCGGTGGCGGCGCACGAGGTCGGCCACGCGCTCCAGGACGCCGACGACTACGTCCCCATGCGGGTGCGCGCGCAGCTGGTTCCGGCCGCGCAGATCGGCAGTAACCTGGGGCCCTGGCTCTTCATCATCGGGCTGATGCTGCAGATGACGGCGCTGGCCACGCTCGGCCTCTACCTCTTCGCCGCGGCGGCGATCTTCCAGCTGGTCACGCTGCCGGTGGAGTTCAACGCCAGCAGCCGCGCGCTGGCCAACCTGCGAAAGTTCGAGCTACTCGCGCCCAACGAGCTGCCGGCGGCGCGCAAGGTGCTGACGGCCGCGGCCATGACCTACGTGGCGGCGCTGGCCATGAGCGTGGCCTACCTGATCCAGTACGCGGCCATCCTGGGCGTGGGCCGCGACGACTGA